The Eriocheir sinensis breed Jianghai 21 chromosome 54, ASM2467909v1, whole genome shotgun sequence genome includes a region encoding these proteins:
- the LOC126983539 gene encoding YLP motif-containing protein 1-like isoform X3, whose protein sequence is MVPHTGPPEEVCFQRSVGPLGAGPVQPTLLSEPRGSAATAHAQHEHACTTVTSMPVHWSWEMETRLIELVRSSPALWNVNSPLFTKKSLKKKLYSRIATDLKVAFPNRDGLTSDTVSPEPSLTDTVPPEPSLTDTVPPEPSLTDTVPPEPSLPNLGNNTLSESQLSNGTMLVHVDAFMSDDDINYQSDSEPSPPSVHTSTPPPSVPTSTPPPSVPTPTPPPSKPTPTPPPSQTTPMPPPSQHTQGTRPKTNKSIKRVACDKTCNSKRTASEEALALLKSSFAEPIKEDLPYAAGIIARNWIASYPEEMHLQLLAKLTTFMAEADRKARAGNEMNH, encoded by the exons ATGGTTCC GCACACGGGCCCTCCTGAAGAGGTTTGTTTCCAAAGGAGTGTTGGTCCACTCGGCGCTGGCCCCGTGCAGCCAACACTGCTGAGTGAGCCGCGGGGATCGGCAGCAACAGCTCACGCCCAGCACGAGCACGCCTGCACCACGGTCACCAGCATGCCTGTTCACTGGTCTTGGGAGATGGAGACGCGCTTGATCGAGTTGGTTCGTTCAAGCCCTGCCTTATGGAATGTGAACAGCCCCTTATTCACAAAGAAATCACTGAAGAAGAAGCTGTACAGCCGCATCGCCACAGACCTCAAAGTTGCCTTTCCTAACAGAGATGGTCTTACTTCAG ATACTGTGTCTCCAGAGCCAAGTTTGACAGATACTGTGCCTCCAGAGCCAAGTTTGACAGATACTGTGCCTCCAGAGCCAAGTTTGACAGATACTGTGCCTCCAGAGCCAAGTTTGCCAAACCTTGGTAACAACACATTATCT GAATCACAGCTGTCTAATGGCACCATGTTAGTGCATGTTGATGCATTCATGAGTGATGATGATATAAACTACCAGAGTGACAGTGAGCCTTCACCTCCATCAGTGCACACATCAACCCCACCACCATCCGTGCCCACATCAACCCCACCGCCATCAGTGCCCACACCAACCCCGCCACCATCAAAGCCCACACCAACCCCACCTCCATCACAGACCACACCAATGCCACCTCCATCACAGCACACACAAGGAACCAGACCAAAAACCAACAAGTCTATCAAGCGTGTAGCATGTGATAAGACTTGTAACAGTAAAAGAACAGCTAGTGAAGAAGCATTGGCATTGTTAAAATCTTCTTTTGCTGAACCCATTAAGGAGGACCTCCCATATGCTGCAGGGATCATAGCGCGCAATTGGATAGCCAGCTATCCTGAAGAAATGCACTTACAATTGCTCGCAAAATTAACCACGTTTATGGCGGAAGCAGATAGAAAAGCACGTGCTGGAAATGAAATGAACCACTAG
- the LOC126983538 gene encoding neuralized-like protein 2 isoform X2 has product MSNGFQAMTFHPNHGANVMLYDDNTVAYRKASFANAVTISERPLLPGEIFLVEIEKTEPGWTGHMRLGLTQLDPASPDLPELPPYSLPDMTNMGNSWICAITKSQNRVQQDSEGETEEEASAAAAVAAAAAAAAAAAAVTPTTPNEGPEEGGGGGGQECAPAPPNEQDGAQREEDGLGVFQLRNSNRRRGGGAGGRGLDSIMFGEYLKTSRGLVPRSALQPTPYAFTSPSGRRITLKRDNILPTDEGSRIGIIYLPRGNLAEMHYIINGEDQGAFTKKLPFEQAPLYAVVDVYGTTKQVRIIQLYGVTSLKSACRDIIVKHIAQHGVSALPLPRKLKDYLLYES; this is encoded by the exons ATGTCTAATGGCTTCCAGGCGATGACGTTTCACCCAAACCATGGAGCAAACGTGATGCTCTATGACGACAACACTGTGGCTTACAG GAAAGCAAGTTTTGCCAATGCAGTCACCATTAGCGAGCGACCACTCCTGCCCGGTGAGATCTTCTTGGTGGAGATAGAGAAGACTGAGCCAGGATGGACGGGCCATATGCGCCTTGGCCTGACCCAGCTGGACCCTGCCAGCCCCGATCTACCAGAATTGCCTCCTTACTCCTTGCCAGACATGACCAATATGG GCAACTCGTGGATCTGTGCAATCACAAAGAGTCAGAACCGTGTGCAGCAGGACTCTGAAGGGGAAACTGAAGAGGAGgcatctgctgctgctgccgttgctgctgctgctgcggctgctgctgctgctgctgccgtcaCACCCACAACTCCAAATGAGGGTCcagaggagggggggggcgggggaggccaGGAGtgtgcccccgccccccccaatgAGCAGGATGGGGCACAACGGGAGGAGGATGGCCTGGGGGTGTTTCAGCTGCGCAACAGTAACAGACGGCGGGGTGGGGGTGCAGGGGGGCGGGGCCTGGACTCCATCATGTTCGGGGAGTACCTAAAGACCTCCCGGGGCCTTGTGCCTCGCTCTGCCCTGCAGCCCACACCCTACGCCTTCACTTCACCCTCTGGCCGCCGGATCACCCTCAAGCGTGACAACATACTCCCTACAGACGAGGGCAGCAGGATAGGAATCATCTACTTGCCCAGG GGTAACCTGGCTGAGATGCACTACATCATTAATGGAGAGGACCAGGGTGCCTTCACCAAGAAGCTGCCCTTTGAACAGGCACCGCTGTATGCTGTGGTGGATGTGTACGGCACCACCAAGCAAGTGCGCATAATCCAGCTTTATGGAG TGACATCGCTTAAAAGTGCATGCCGAGACATAATAGTTAAGCACATAGCCCAGCACGGAGTGAGTGCCCTGCCCCTGCCCAGAAAATTAAAGGACTATCTCCTCTATGAGAGCTGA
- the LOC126983538 gene encoding neuralized-like protein 2 isoform X1, with amino-acid sequence MYRGPTKLSPKSTVCNACVNTLNTWHDNLEGDASSRDTVMNSQLPNPCNHQDGPLTVTAIMSNGFQAMTFHPNHGANVMLYDDNTVAYRKASFANAVTISERPLLPGEIFLVEIEKTEPGWTGHMRLGLTQLDPASPDLPELPPYSLPDMTNMGNSWICAITKSQNRVQQDSEGETEEEASAAAAVAAAAAAAAAAAAVTPTTPNEGPEEGGGGGGQECAPAPPNEQDGAQREEDGLGVFQLRNSNRRRGGGAGGRGLDSIMFGEYLKTSRGLVPRSALQPTPYAFTSPSGRRITLKRDNILPTDEGSRIGIIYLPRGNLAEMHYIINGEDQGAFTKKLPFEQAPLYAVVDVYGTTKQVRIIQLYGVTSLKSACRDIIVKHIAQHGVSALPLPRKLKDYLLYES; translated from the exons ATGTACAGAGGACCTACTAAGCTATCACCAAAAAGTACAGTCTGTAACGCTTGTGTCAACACCTTAAATACTTGGCATGACAACCTTGAGGGAGATGCATCGAGTAGAGACACAGTAATGAATAGTCAGCTCCCTAACCCATGCAATCACCAAG ATGGACCACTGACGGTCACCGCCATAATGTCTAATGGCTTCCAGGCGATGACGTTTCACCCAAACCATGGAGCAAACGTGATGCTCTATGACGACAACACTGTGGCTTACAG GAAAGCAAGTTTTGCCAATGCAGTCACCATTAGCGAGCGACCACTCCTGCCCGGTGAGATCTTCTTGGTGGAGATAGAGAAGACTGAGCCAGGATGGACGGGCCATATGCGCCTTGGCCTGACCCAGCTGGACCCTGCCAGCCCCGATCTACCAGAATTGCCTCCTTACTCCTTGCCAGACATGACCAATATGG GCAACTCGTGGATCTGTGCAATCACAAAGAGTCAGAACCGTGTGCAGCAGGACTCTGAAGGGGAAACTGAAGAGGAGgcatctgctgctgctgccgttgctgctgctgctgcggctgctgctgctgctgctgccgtcaCACCCACAACTCCAAATGAGGGTCcagaggagggggggggcgggggaggccaGGAGtgtgcccccgccccccccaatgAGCAGGATGGGGCACAACGGGAGGAGGATGGCCTGGGGGTGTTTCAGCTGCGCAACAGTAACAGACGGCGGGGTGGGGGTGCAGGGGGGCGGGGCCTGGACTCCATCATGTTCGGGGAGTACCTAAAGACCTCCCGGGGCCTTGTGCCTCGCTCTGCCCTGCAGCCCACACCCTACGCCTTCACTTCACCCTCTGGCCGCCGGATCACCCTCAAGCGTGACAACATACTCCCTACAGACGAGGGCAGCAGGATAGGAATCATCTACTTGCCCAGG GGTAACCTGGCTGAGATGCACTACATCATTAATGGAGAGGACCAGGGTGCCTTCACCAAGAAGCTGCCCTTTGAACAGGCACCGCTGTATGCTGTGGTGGATGTGTACGGCACCACCAAGCAAGTGCGCATAATCCAGCTTTATGGAG TGACATCGCTTAAAAGTGCATGCCGAGACATAATAGTTAAGCACATAGCCCAGCACGGAGTGAGTGCCCTGCCCCTGCCCAGAAAATTAAAGGACTATCTCCTCTATGAGAGCTGA
- the LOC126983539 gene encoding cell surface glycoprotein 1-like isoform X2: protein MVPSVGPLGAGPVQPTLLSEPRGSAATAHAQHEHACTTVTSMPVHWSWEMETRLIELVRSSPALWNVNSPLFTKKSLKKKLYSRIATDLKVAFPNRDGLTSDAVMTKFNILRSSFKRELAKIKAIKSSSGTNHIPKWKTFDSLRFLTDTVSPEPSLTDTVPPEPSLTDTVPPEPSLTDTVPPEPSLPNLGNNTLSESQLSNGTMLVHVDAFMSDDDINYQSDSEPSPPSVHTSTPPPSVPTSTPPPSVPTPTPPPSKPTPTPPPSQTTPMPPPSQHTQGTRPKTNKSIKRVACDKTCNSKRTASEEALALLKSSFAEPIKEDLPYAAGIIARNWIASYPEEMHLQLLAKLTTFMAEADRKARAGNEMNH, encoded by the exons ATGGTTCC GAGTGTTGGTCCACTCGGCGCTGGCCCCGTGCAGCCAACACTGCTGAGTGAGCCGCGGGGATCGGCAGCAACAGCTCACGCCCAGCACGAGCACGCCTGCACCACGGTCACCAGCATGCCTGTTCACTGGTCTTGGGAGATGGAGACGCGCTTGATCGAGTTGGTTCGTTCAAGCCCTGCCTTATGGAATGTGAACAGCCCCTTATTCACAAAGAAATCACTGAAGAAGAAGCTGTACAGCCGCATCGCCACAGACCTCAAAGTTGCCTTTCCTAACAGAGATGGTCTTACTTCAG ATGCAGTGATGACGAAATTTAACATCCTGAGGTCGTCATTCAAGAGGGAGCTGGCGAAGATAAAAGCTATAAAGAGTTCCTCTGGCACCAACCACATTCCGAAGTGGAAGACATTTGACTCACTCCGGTTTCTGACAGATACTGTGTCTCCAGAGCCAAGTTTGACAGATACTGTGCCTCCAGAGCCAAGTTTGACAGATACTGTGCCTCCAGAGCCAAGTTTGACAGATACTGTGCCTCCAGAGCCAAGTTTGCCAAACCTTGGTAACAACACATTATCT GAATCACAGCTGTCTAATGGCACCATGTTAGTGCATGTTGATGCATTCATGAGTGATGATGATATAAACTACCAGAGTGACAGTGAGCCTTCACCTCCATCAGTGCACACATCAACCCCACCACCATCCGTGCCCACATCAACCCCACCGCCATCAGTGCCCACACCAACCCCGCCACCATCAAAGCCCACACCAACCCCACCTCCATCACAGACCACACCAATGCCACCTCCATCACAGCACACACAAGGAACCAGACCAAAAACCAACAAGTCTATCAAGCGTGTAGCATGTGATAAGACTTGTAACAGTAAAAGAACAGCTAGTGAAGAAGCATTGGCATTGTTAAAATCTTCTTTTGCTGAACCCATTAAGGAGGACCTCCCATATGCTGCAGGGATCATAGCGCGCAATTGGATAGCCAGCTATCCTGAAGAAATGCACTTACAATTGCTCGCAAAATTAACCACGTTTATGGCGGAAGCAGATAGAAAAGCACGTGCTGGAAATGAAATGAACCACTAG
- the LOC126983539 gene encoding formin-B-like isoform X1, which yields MVPHTGPPEEVCFQRSVGPLGAGPVQPTLLSEPRGSAATAHAQHEHACTTVTSMPVHWSWEMETRLIELVRSSPALWNVNSPLFTKKSLKKKLYSRIATDLKVAFPNRDGLTSDAVMTKFNILRSSFKRELAKIKAIKSSSGTNHIPKWKTFDSLRFLTDTVSPEPSLTDTVPPEPSLTDTVPPEPSLTDTVPPEPSLPNLGNNTLSESQLSNGTMLVHVDAFMSDDDINYQSDSEPSPPSVHTSTPPPSVPTSTPPPSVPTPTPPPSKPTPTPPPSQTTPMPPPSQHTQGTRPKTNKSIKRVACDKTCNSKRTASEEALALLKSSFAEPIKEDLPYAAGIIARNWIASYPEEMHLQLLAKLTTFMAEADRKARAGNEMNH from the exons ATGGTTCC GCACACGGGCCCTCCTGAAGAGGTTTGTTTCCAAAGGAGTGTTGGTCCACTCGGCGCTGGCCCCGTGCAGCCAACACTGCTGAGTGAGCCGCGGGGATCGGCAGCAACAGCTCACGCCCAGCACGAGCACGCCTGCACCACGGTCACCAGCATGCCTGTTCACTGGTCTTGGGAGATGGAGACGCGCTTGATCGAGTTGGTTCGTTCAAGCCCTGCCTTATGGAATGTGAACAGCCCCTTATTCACAAAGAAATCACTGAAGAAGAAGCTGTACAGCCGCATCGCCACAGACCTCAAAGTTGCCTTTCCTAACAGAGATGGTCTTACTTCAG ATGCAGTGATGACGAAATTTAACATCCTGAGGTCGTCATTCAAGAGGGAGCTGGCGAAGATAAAAGCTATAAAGAGTTCCTCTGGCACCAACCACATTCCGAAGTGGAAGACATTTGACTCACTCCGGTTTCTGACAGATACTGTGTCTCCAGAGCCAAGTTTGACAGATACTGTGCCTCCAGAGCCAAGTTTGACAGATACTGTGCCTCCAGAGCCAAGTTTGACAGATACTGTGCCTCCAGAGCCAAGTTTGCCAAACCTTGGTAACAACACATTATCT GAATCACAGCTGTCTAATGGCACCATGTTAGTGCATGTTGATGCATTCATGAGTGATGATGATATAAACTACCAGAGTGACAGTGAGCCTTCACCTCCATCAGTGCACACATCAACCCCACCACCATCCGTGCCCACATCAACCCCACCGCCATCAGTGCCCACACCAACCCCGCCACCATCAAAGCCCACACCAACCCCACCTCCATCACAGACCACACCAATGCCACCTCCATCACAGCACACACAAGGAACCAGACCAAAAACCAACAAGTCTATCAAGCGTGTAGCATGTGATAAGACTTGTAACAGTAAAAGAACAGCTAGTGAAGAAGCATTGGCATTGTTAAAATCTTCTTTTGCTGAACCCATTAAGGAGGACCTCCCATATGCTGCAGGGATCATAGCGCGCAATTGGATAGCCAGCTATCCTGAAGAAATGCACTTACAATTGCTCGCAAAATTAACCACGTTTATGGCGGAAGCAGATAGAAAAGCACGTGCTGGAAATGAAATGAACCACTAG
- the LOC126983534 gene encoding uncharacterized protein LOC126983534 codes for MTLAALTFLTLLCLTPVTGRYSSGNQGGEWQQQEVRGGGGGGEAERGERVGRKDVRENEIFPESASRDSDRGNGDGYGGARKLTTTRRVVMEVAGSVLRLLHQHREQERRMGRSSMASTVARDAIRLVVMGFMGYQGEEDCIKRVACETGGILARVYPSAPLILGAADLMAPPYLSRILRLVKDAAMGLSCVSFRCGDAYYPSENEVNH; via the exons ATGACACTCGCAGCGCTGACCTTCCTCACTCTTCTGTGTCTGACGCCCgtg ACTGGACGGTATTCAAGCGGAAACCAAGGTGGGGagtggcagcagcaggaggtacgaggaggaggaggaggaggagaagcggaaagaggagaaagagtgggaAGAAAGGACGTCAGGGAGAATGAAATCTTTCCGGAGAGCGCTTCCAGAGATAGTGATCGTGGTAATGGTGACGGGTATGGCGGCGCGCGAAagctgacgacgacgaggagggtggtgatggaggtcgCTGGGAGTGTGTTGCGTCTCCTGCACCAGCACCGCGAGCAGGAGAGACGCATGGGCCGGTCATCTATGGCCTCAACCGTAGCCAGGGACGCCATCAGGCTCGTCGTCATGGGCTTTATGG GCTACCAAGGGGAGGAGGACTGCATCAAGAGAGTGGCGTGTGAGACAGGGGGTATCCTTGCCAGGGTCTATCCCAGCGCCCCGCTTATCCTCGGCGCCGCTGACCTGATGGCTCCTCCCTACCTGAGCCGCATCCTCCGCCTCGTCAAGGACGCCGCGATGGGCCTGTCCTGCGTCTCCTTCAG ATGTGGTGACGCTTACTACCCATCAGAAAATGAAGTGAATCACTGA